The following are encoded in a window of Flavobacterium sp. WC2421 genomic DNA:
- the rpmI gene encoding 50S ribosomal protein L35, with protein sequence MPKMKTKSSAKKRFKVTGSGKIKRKHAFKSHILTKKSKKRKLALTHSALVHKTDMKSIKQQLRII encoded by the coding sequence ATGCCTAAAATGAAAACCAAATCTAGCGCCAAGAAACGTTTTAAAGTTACTGGTTCTGGAAAGATTAAAAGAAAGCATGCTTTTAAAAGTCACATCTTGACTAAAAAATCTAAAAAACGTAAATTAGCTTTGACACATTCAGCGTTAGTTCACAAAACAGATATGAAAAGCATCAAACAACAATTAAGAATCATCTAA
- the thrS gene encoding threonine--tRNA ligase gives MIKITLPDGSVREYALDVTPMDVAKSISEGFARNVISASFNGTTIETTTPLTTDGSLILYTWNDEGGKKAFWHSTSHVMAQVLEEMYPGIKLTLGPAIANGFYYDVDFEEQKITEADFKKIEDRVLEISRGKHEFKLRPVTKAEALELYKDNVYKTEMITNLEDGTITFCDHDTFTDLCRGGHIPNTGIIKAMKIMSVAGAYWRGDEKNKQLTRVYGTSFPKQKDLTEYLLLLEEAKRRDHRKLGKELELFAFSAKVGQGLPLWLPKGAALRERLEQFLKKAQKKAGYEQVVTPHIGQKELYVTSGHYAKYGADSFQPISTPHEGEEFLLKPMNCPHHCEIYNVRPWSYKDLPKRYAEFGTVYRYEQSGELHGLTRVRGFTQDDAHIFCTPEQLDEEFKKVIDLVLYVFGSLGFENFTAQISLRDKENREKYIGTDENWEKAENAIINAAADKGLTTVVEYGEAAFYGPKLDFMVKDALGRQWQLGTIQVDYNLPERFDLTYKGSDNELHRPVMIHRAPFGSMERFIAILLEHTAGNFPLWLMPEQAIILSLSEKYEIYAKKVLDLLENHEIRALIDNRNETIGKKIRDAEMQKIPFMLIVGEEEEKNGTISIRRHGQEGKGNITITIEEFAAIVDEEIKKTLKVFTV, from the coding sequence ATGATTAAGATTACTTTGCCCGATGGGTCAGTTAGAGAGTATGCGCTAGACGTAACTCCTATGGATGTTGCTAAAAGCATTAGCGAAGGATTTGCTAGAAATGTTATTTCGGCTTCTTTTAATGGTACAACTATTGAAACCACAACTCCTTTGACGACGGACGGTAGCCTTATATTATATACATGGAATGACGAAGGCGGAAAGAAAGCTTTTTGGCATTCGACTTCGCACGTGATGGCACAAGTTCTTGAGGAAATGTACCCTGGTATTAAATTAACTCTTGGACCTGCAATTGCTAATGGGTTTTATTATGATGTAGATTTTGAAGAGCAAAAAATCACAGAAGCAGATTTTAAGAAAATTGAAGACCGTGTTCTTGAAATTTCAAGAGGAAAACATGAATTTAAATTGCGTCCTGTAACTAAAGCAGAAGCTTTGGAATTATACAAAGACAATGTTTACAAAACAGAAATGATTACAAATCTTGAGGACGGAACAATTACGTTTTGTGATCATGATACCTTTACAGACTTATGCCGTGGTGGACATATTCCAAATACTGGAATAATCAAGGCAATGAAAATCATGAGCGTTGCTGGTGCATACTGGCGTGGTGATGAAAAGAACAAACAGTTAACTCGTGTTTACGGAACATCATTCCCAAAACAAAAAGATTTAACAGAGTACCTATTATTACTTGAAGAAGCAAAAAGACGTGACCATAGAAAATTAGGTAAGGAATTAGAATTATTTGCTTTCTCAGCAAAAGTAGGACAAGGTTTACCGTTATGGCTACCTAAAGGAGCTGCATTGAGAGAGCGTTTAGAGCAATTCTTGAAGAAAGCACAAAAGAAAGCAGGTTACGAACAAGTGGTTACACCGCATATTGGACAGAAAGAATTGTATGTTACTTCTGGACACTATGCTAAATATGGTGCTGATAGTTTTCAGCCGATAAGCACACCTCATGAAGGAGAAGAGTTTTTATTGAAACCAATGAACTGCCCTCATCACTGTGAGATCTACAATGTGAGACCATGGTCCTACAAAGATTTACCAAAGCGTTATGCTGAATTTGGTACTGTTTACAGATATGAGCAAAGTGGAGAGTTGCATGGTTTAACCCGTGTGCGTGGTTTTACTCAGGATGATGCGCATATTTTTTGTACTCCAGAACAGCTTGACGAAGAGTTTAAAAAAGTAATTGACTTAGTACTTTATGTATTTGGTTCATTAGGATTCGAAAACTTTACTGCCCAGATATCTTTAAGAGACAAAGAGAATAGAGAAAAATACATAGGAACTGATGAAAACTGGGAGAAAGCAGAAAATGCAATTATCAATGCTGCAGCAGATAAAGGCTTGACCACTGTAGTAGAATATGGCGAAGCTGCTTTCTATGGTCCAAAGCTGGATTTCATGGTGAAGGATGCTCTTGGCAGACAATGGCAATTAGGAACTATTCAGGTAGATTATAACCTTCCTGAACGTTTTGACTTGACATACAAAGGATCTGACAATGAATTACATAGACCCGTAATGATTCATAGAGCACCGTTTGGATCTATGGAGCGCTTTATAGCCATCTTACTAGAACATACTGCAGGAAATTTCCCACTCTGGCTAATGCCTGAACAGGCTATTATATTGTCTTTGAGTGAGAAATATGAAATATATGCCAAAAAAGTTTTAGATTTGCTAGAAAATCACGAAATTCGCGCCCTCATTGACAACCGAAACGAGACGATTGGGAAGAAAATTAGAGATGCTGAAATGCAGAAGATCCCATTCATGTTGATTGTAGGTGAGGAAGAAGAGAAAAACGGAACTATATCCATCCGTCGTCATGGACAGGAAGGAAAAGGGAATATTACCATTACAATAGAAGAATTTGCTGCTATTGTAGATGAAGAGATTAAAAAAACATTAAAAGTATTTACAGTTTAA
- the infC gene encoding translation initiation factor IF-3, with amino-acid sequence MNNNIRGIQEVRLVGENIEPGVFKLSEALRLADQFELDLVEISPNAEPPVCKIMDYKKFVYEQKKRDKILKAKSTQVTVKEIRFGPQTDEHDYEFKRKNAEKFLKEGAKLKAFVFFKGRSIIYKDQGQILLLRLATDLEEYGKVEAMPVLEGKRMIMFIAPKKKK; translated from the coding sequence ATCAACAACAACATTCGTGGTATACAAGAAGTACGTCTTGTAGGTGAAAATATAGAGCCAGGAGTTTTTAAACTTTCTGAAGCTTTACGTTTAGCGGATCAATTTGAACTAGATTTAGTTGAAATTTCACCAAATGCTGAGCCGCCAGTATGTAAGATTATGGATTACAAGAAATTTGTTTACGAGCAAAAGAAACGTGATAAAATCTTAAAAGCAAAATCTACACAGGTAACTGTAAAAGAAATTCGTTTTGGTCCTCAAACAGATGAGCACGATTATGAGTTTAAGAGAAAGAATGCTGAAAAATTCTTAAAAGAGGGCGCTAAGTTAAAAGCTTTTGTATTCTTTAAAGGACGTTCAATTATCTATAAAGATCAAGGTCAAATCTTATTATTAAGATTAGCAACAGATTTAGAAGAATATGGTAAAGTAGAAGCTATGCCAGTTCTAGAAGGAAAGAGAATGATTATGTTCATTGCTCCAAAGAAGAAAAAATAA
- the rplT gene encoding 50S ribosomal protein L20 yields MPRSVNSVAKRARRKKIMKQAKGFFGRRKNVWTVAKNAVEKAMCYAYRDRKVNKRNFRALWIQRINAGARLEGMSYSQFMGKVKKNNIELNRKVLADLAMNHPEAFKAILNKVK; encoded by the coding sequence ATGCCAAGATCGGTAAATTCAGTTGCTAAAAGAGCAAGAAGAAAAAAAATAATGAAGCAAGCCAAAGGTTTCTTTGGTAGACGTAAAAACGTTTGGACAGTTGCTAAGAATGCGGTAGAGAAAGCAATGTGCTACGCTTACCGTGACAGAAAAGTGAATAAAAGAAATTTCCGTGCATTATGGATTCAACGTATTAACGCTGGAGCTAGATTGGAAGGAATGTCTTATTCTCAATTCATGGGTAAAGTGAAAAAGAACAATATCGAATTGAACCGTAAAGTTCTTGCAGATTTGGCTATGAACCACCCAGAAGCTTTCAAAGCAATACTTAATAAAGTAAAATAA